GGTTGGCATTCTGGCTCTACTACTTACccctatatgaccttgggcaaggcactaACTTCTTCCTGCCTcaattcctcatctgaaaatggggatgataacagtacCTTTCTTTtaggtgtgaggattaaatgagttagtacatTGAAAGGaatagaacaatgcctggcactaaTGAGAATTCCAGGCCAACTATTATTATGTAAAGCACTACACAGCTTCAGCTCCTGCCCTCCAACCAGATTGCTGCGCCCTAGGGAACAGCTTCAGCTAATTCACCTCTTCTGTGGTTCCTAAATGTGTAGCCCCATGAGGGAAAATATAAGCCTGTTTTTCACCTAAATCTGCTTATCTAGAGCTCTAAAGAATGTTCATGtttctcacatcttttttttttttttttttttttttttttttttttttgcgttacgcgggcctctcaatgctgcggcctctcccgccgcggagcacaggctccggacgcgcaggcccagcggccatggctcacgggcccagccgctccgcagcatgtgggatcttcccggaccggggcacgaacccgcgtcccctgcattggcaggcggactctcaaccactgcgccaccagggaagccctctcacatCTTTTTTAATCTGTGATGGTTTTACCCAACAATGACATCTCTTTTCAGCCTGGACATCTTTAAGGATTTCGACCTGTGTTTTGTGGAGTACTCCTCTCCAAATATAGACATTGAAGGGTAGCAGAaaatgccaccccaaaatatgccactttggtatATTGATCATTTCGAGCTGAAGGGAATGAGAAGTGGATACAAGAAAagccctctgcccttcccctaGTTGCCTAAAAGCAGAACAGAAATTTGTAAAGGTGCCCACCTACCTTCTTCTCTACCAGGAAGGACAGAAGTTAATCACCAGAGACAACTCTAGACCTTTAGCCCAGAGATGGCACCAGAAGAAATCCACATAACAAACCTAACACTTATCTCGCATTAGTTTTTCCCATATACTTACTTTCCTACAATTTGCCAGCCTAGaaagtccttttccttttgtctcgtcacttctttaaaaatgtattattcttttgtTATGATGCTGTATATGCCCAAGTTCTAACGACTCCTTTGAGTCACTCATCTGAGTTCTCCCTGTGTATGCATGACACACGTTAATAAAGtctgtttctttgtctcttgttaatctgtcttgtcaGTCTAATGACGGGGCCCCAACTGGAGAACCTAGGAGGGTAGTGGGAAAAAGATatgtttttcttccccttcagCATAGACTTCAGGTGTTCTGAGTGCAAACAGAATTGGAAGTCACAAGCCTTTTAGGAATGTTGCCAAAACATTGGTGGAAAAGGGTGAGAGAGAGGGGGCCGAGGCTTTAGTTGTCCTTGCTCCTCCTTTATCCCTCTGGCCACACTGCTCTTGCCAGGCTCCTTCCACAGCAGGATAAAGGGACCTCATTCTCAGCACTCAGCCTTTCCTATATGGGTTGATGTCTCCCCGAGGAAGGTTTCGATGTGTTCCTTATTGGCCACCTCAACACCTTAAACCGTGAGCTGGTCTCAGGGGTAGGAAGAGCAGTTCTGAAAATCCAGGAGCCCAGCCCACTTGGAAGGACTCAGCACACCAGAGGGAGGGAATGAGGCCACTTCGTTCGCTTCTTGGCCCAGTACCCTGTTCCACTGTCTCCACTGCCTATACACCAAGAACAAAATGCATGTTTAAAAATTCAGGGCCCAGGGTCTTCTGTCCCCCAGCTCCATTCagcttattttcatttggattccacacacaaaaaaaagaggtaataatgctggtgacagggcttccctggtggcgcagtggttgagagtccgcctgccgattcaggggacacaggtttgtgccccggtccgggaagatcccacatgccacggagcggctgggcccgtgagccatggccgctgagcctgcgcgtccggagcctgtgctccgcaacatgggaggccacaacagtgagaggcccgcgtagcacaaaaaaaaaaaataataataataatgctggtGACAGCCAACATAGCAGCTCCTCAGTTATCTTGACTCATTTAGATCTGGGGACACgatactcattcattcaccattTATCGATTGGCatgatgtgccagacactgggcacGTACCCTGACAagctccctgccctcaaggaagtTGGTGACATCAAACAAGGagctataaataataatttattactgAAAATGACTGTAGTATTATTTCCACATAGTTTAAGAACCAACTAGAAACAGAAACTGGATTTAAGTGTTGTTCTAAAATAGTGGGGATGAGTCTCCCTGCTAGTTAAAACACCCTCCTCCCACATCACTTCTCACTGACGTATTGGTTTTCCATTCACTCCTTTCTCTCCTGCATGCTCCAATGATTTAGCTCTTATTCTTATCCAGCTGCTCCCACTCACTCTGTTGTCTGAGTTTCTTTCTCCCCAGGGACGTTACAGACCCGGgccaaagaaatcttaaagtCTGCATTCAAAACCAAgtgagcagggacttccctggtggcgcagtggttaagaatccgcctgccaatgcaggggagacgggttcgagccctggtccgggaagatgtcgcggagcaactaagcctgtgcgccacaactactgagcctgcgctctagagcccgtgtgccacaactactgaagcccgcgcaccatgctctgcaacaagagaagccaccgcagtgagaagcccgcacactgcgacaaagagtagccccagctcgctgcaactagacaaagcccacgcagcaacgaagacccaacacggccataaataaataatttttttttaaggggattAGTTGCTTTAACTTCAACTATGAATAAAATACCAACGGCCCTATCAGTACGTGAAAAAGTGATCTCAAATTTATGTGGAAGGGAAAGTAGACTGTGGTGAATACATGGATAAAAATAATGTGAGGTGACAAGCAACAACGGTTATAACTGATAACGTATTTCTGAGTAACCAGACAAAAGAGAAGGCATAGAGTGGATGATTCTTCTCTGGCCATTGTTTGGTACAGACTCATTTCCAAATGGTGTATAGTCTTTACAGTTTCTAAAGACAcgaattaaaatattcttatatataaacatatatacacacacacacacaccccaattgCCAGCCCATCACCTGTTTTTGTGCAGCCGGGGAcctaagaatggcttttacattttcaaacaaTTGAAAAAGATCTGTTACTCGTGTCACAACATGTGAAAATcgtgaaattcacatttcagtgtcGACAAATGAAGTTTTAGttgaacacagccacactcattcattGTCTATGGATGCTTCCTTGCTACAACTGCAAAGTTGTGTAGAGACTGTGTGGCTCACAAAACCTAAAAAGTTATCCTGTAGAGGCAATTTTGAGCCGCTGGGCAGATACCATGAGCCAAGCTCACCCTccctatttgaaaaaaaatttatggggaattccctggtggtccagtggttagggctctgtgcttccactgtaggtggcaggggttcgatccctggtagaactaagatcctgcaagccgcactgCGTggccaataaaaagaaaaaaatttatagaaaagaagTTGTCATTGAAATTAAACTGTGGCAGACATGTCTGAGGAATACTGTGGAGATCTGATCCCTTTATGAGCCCTGTGGTAGATGAATGTGTGGAGGTGTGAACAGGAAAATACCAGAATGGTGGTAATACAAATAGTATCATCATGTTAGAAGACTTCCAGCGTTTATAACCAACGGCTGTGTTCACCAGAGGAATCAATTGCTTCTACACATCCCCCATCCAGAGCAACTGTTTTCCTGATATAAAAATCGggttgtatatattttcttatcaaactttctttttaaaaacaccttccCGTTGAGGTCTATCCTGACGGggctttttctgtaaacctaCACCATTGGAAATGCCTCATAGAGTAATGGTGTGGTTTCCTTTACTCATAGAACTACCTGTTAGATCTGTGGGAAAGAACTACAAGACAGAGCTGCCAAGTAAACTATGAAAAACCTAACAAACGTTTTTAATCTTAGGTATTGGCATATCCCAATGGTCTGTACTATTCTAGAGTGTGATGGCTTAGGAGTGAATATGATTTGAACCTAATACATTTCTAGAGGATGTCAAATTCAGAACCAGGCAGATCCATCTCCTGACTCTAAACATGGTCCTAAAGTAAATCGCTTGAGGAAATTGGATCCCAAAGATTACAGGTCGGGAATTTTGAAGTGTGTCCATATTCCACGGGAGATCAAAGAAGCCTAACGAAAAGAACTGTGGGCTGACTCACATGACAACTTCTTTTTGAAAGGGCTATTTTATGGTGAAGATTATGAGTTTGAAGGAACTAAGGTGATTGGCAGTGGAAAGAATCAGACCatgtgaaattccttaaaaatttattgacaaATAACTTTGTCTATGTTACACATAcgtttttaaaaaaccttttaaaaaataaataaaaaataaaaacaccttagtaggggacttccctggtggtgcagtggttaagaatctgcctgccaatgcagggaacacgggttcaagccctggtccgggaagatcccaaatgccatggagcaacaaagcccgtgtgccacaactactgagcctgtgctctagaacccacaagccacaactactgagcctgtgcaccacaactcctgaagcccgcgtgcctagagcccatgttctgcaacaagaaggcactgcaatgagaagcccatgcaccgcaacgaagagtagcccccactcgccacaactagagaaagcccacgtgcagccacgaagacccaaggcagccaaaaaaaaaaaaaaaaaaaacctttgtaagtcaaaaaaaaaaaaattatctagccATTTATTAAAAGTTTGTCAACTCCTGGCCTAGAATATCCAGTTTGGAAGCAATTATGGACAGCTTTTATAATGTGAGGTACTGTAAAGTGCTTTACAGAtcttgtctcatttaattctaaaaatttcaTAGGGTGGGTATTATCACCAATTTTttagatgacaaaactgagacccagagagaaaaaTTTGCCAACATCGCAGAAGGTGGAATCAAAcaaggtctgcctgactccaaaactGATATTCTTTCTTCCACACAGCACTTCCTCCTTGAAGCTCTGAAGGGCACATTCTGAATTATAACCAGTCTTCTTAGACATCATCCATTGGTCCTAATTTTCTGCCTTGGGACCATCCACCCAGTAATCTTCAAATATCTAATTTTGTCTTGTCTGAGACTTTGATTCTCTGGGCTTGACATTGATTCTTTTATTAAGCTTCTAGATGGCTTCTAGTTTTAAGTCCCTTCACCACCCAGATCACTTTCTGTGGACATATTCTAGTTTGTCTATAATCATCTTAAAGTTTGACATCTAAAACAGAACTTGATACAGGGGTTTAGTACCATTAGCAAAGAGTATCCCTCTGGTTCTAGACATTCTACATCCTTCCAAATTTATACATGAAGAATTGGTCGTGGGAGCCCAAAGGCAGAATCTTAACACTTATTACCACTGAACTTCACCTTCTTAAATGGAGTTTATCATTCCTGCCTACTGAGATCTTTTTGACTTCTCATTTTGCAAGCTGATGAAGTTGTTCTATCTCCTTGCCATCCACAAATATGATATGCATGCCTTGTTTTTCATTTAGGTCACTGGCAAAAATGCAGCGATGTTATCCTTCACTCCAGAAGGTGGCGCTCATAGGCCCTCCATTTTACCAAGAGCTTCATAATTGCTTGTCTCACTGTCCTGTAGATACTGTTGGGGTAGTCACAGTTCAGAGAAAAACCCCAGGTGGACATCACTACTTTCAATGTCCTCTCTCCTAATTCCCACATACCTACCTCTACAGGGAAAGTTAACTTCtatctccagctcctcctccggCAGGGTCACTGTGAGCGGGACATATGCTATCCAGTCTCTCCCCAGCTGTCTTGAATCCCAGATCTACTACTTGCCTAGTACTGGTTGTGTGAACGTGGGCAGGTTCCTGAGCATTTCTGTGCCtcttttccccatctgtgaaatggggatagtaGTAATACCCAGTAAGGAAGTTAGTGGATGATAGTAATTATTCAACAAGTTACTGggcaattccctggtggtccagtagttaggtcTCAGggttttcactgccatgggcccaggcagggttcaatctctggttgggaaactaagatcccacaagctgagcagcgcagccaaaaggaaaagaaaaaaattacttctgtCAAAAAAAGTTCCATTTCGTATTAGATTTTTACAGCTAGTACCAAAGAAGGGATAATAAATTGGAAGAGCTACAGAATtcgagatttttttttcttcaagtgcAAGTtgtcctttttcttcatttatctccTTTACTAAGCTGTCCCCATGCCCCCATAGAACATACTGTCCTGTCATTCAGAAATGGACCAACCCCACTTcccactttcccctcccctggcctTGATCTGCAGATCCTGTTGAGACAGGGACAACAAATACATCCTTAATGTCCAATCATTTTATCCCTAATCAGGGTGGGTTCACGTCTAAAACACTAATCTCCATGGATTACCCTGTTCCTCAACCCCTAAGTCTCCTTTTAATGTAGGAAATGTCCATTTGAAGCATTCCCATTCAAGTACAGGCCAATGGTAAGTTAAACTGAAATCTAATTACCAGACTATTTAGAAGGATATCCCTAATCTCTTTCTTAAAAagactacaggaaaaaaaaaaaaagactacaggtAAGATTTTTGAATGTTCGTCACTTTGGGGGTCCCAATTCTTTTAAGCTAAAACTTCAGGACTTAAACAAACtcaatgtgaaaaataaacatttattacaaAAATTAGTTGTAACATTCTAAAATGAAAGCAGACGAGGTGTTTTCCAACTCAAGGGACTGTTGTAAGCTGGAGCAGTAAAGTCCAAGGCTGGTAAATAACTGACTTATACTCCTCACAAGTCGTGACCTAGGGAGTGAAGAGCCATTTGCTTCAGGCTTGCAGGCACAATGATTCACCTCTGCTTCCCTGtggccttttctccacatccctccCACCCTGTCCCCCAGCAATGACACAAAACTGAAACATACTTCAAAAACCTCATTCTTACTGAACCGTTTCACAATCTCTACTTTTATTGCCTAATTAGATTCTATTTCCATCTGGAAAGCTTATTTTTTATTGGTGCGTGACGATAcgatttggtttttgtttttccttctggatCCTTGATGAAAAGAAAACTCAGTTCTGTGATGGATTGTCAGATGAGGGAACAGAACGTGGCAAAGTGGTGTTCAGTATCCTCCACAGAAATTAGCAAAATCAATCCTAGGAGACCCCTTATCTGCCCTCTTGCTAGTTAATAAATAGACTGGGGCTGCTGGGGTAGAGGGAGAAACAGATTTAAGGGCAAAGAAGGGTCAAGACGGTGGGCAGGACTACCCTGCTCGCTCCTGCTCTCCTTACACCTACCCCCTAAATAGAGAAGTAGGACTACTTTGAACTACTACTAAAGAAGTGATTCTGAAAATGATTTGAGGAATCCTGCCTCAGGCTCTGGAGCTGCTTTTCCTGTAGCCTCAGGGAAGTATATTAGTGCATCTGGCTGACAGAGGTGGCAGGGTGGGCATTTCTCCTCTCACTGGGTGGATCAGACCAAGTAGAACCCAGAGTACACCATCACTTCACCCGGGGTGCCCTTCTCCTGCCACAAGAGGACTCTGGAAATGAGGGTCCAACGTCTGCCTTGAAGGCAGGAACCAGGAAGGGGTAGGACAGTGAGCTAGGGACCAGCCCAGGTTGCTAGGAAGCAGGACTTTGGGGATTTTCTTGTTTGTACTAAGAAGGAGCCTAGGTATTTCATTTCTCCCATTCCCACAGTACAATCTCACCAAAGAGCTAAGAAGCCCTCCAACACACACTCAATTTCAGTATAGAAttgataccacacacacacacacacacacacacacacacgtgctcagCAGAGCTGACTACTACACAAATTCCCACAACCCTGCAGACACATCTTAAAAGTGTGGGTCCAGTTGTTCCAGCCAAGGAAAGGGTGATGGCTTGAGCTACcagctccagctttcttttctgtaGATCAGTGGTTTAAAAACTCTTCTGCTCCATGTGCCCTGAAAGCTTGCTATGATCTCCACAACCAAAGCTCTTGTTTTCTCTACAGACATAGTTGCTGTCAGTCTGCTTGTGTTCAGAAAGGGGACGGTGCAGGAGGATCCCATGGCACTTCCAGCGGGAAGACAGAAGAAAGTGGGCTGCAGAGGCAGAAGAGACTTGACGTCGTCACCAAACCATTTCAGCTTCTCCAGTCTCCAGTCCCCACTCTAGAACAGCTGGTACCGGTCCTCAGTACGGCAAGAAAGCACCAAGGAACCAAGCTCCAGATCCCTCCCTATGTGAGGACCGCTGCAAGCAGGAGGCAGTGAGTGCCCCGCCACCCTCGCAGTCTACTTGGAAGGGAACTAAGCAGGCATCAGTCAGGACTTCTGTCTGATCCCTCgtagggatgggggatgggggaaaagAGCATTAAACAAGTCCCAGGCCACTCAGCAGtggtgggaaaggaagggaggcaggaaggtaGAAGGTGAACATGGCagacattatttaaaaaacacatcctAAGTAAGATAAAAGTGAGGGCCCCTGTGGGGGCTAGAAGACAAATAAGGCATCCCGTGAAACTACAGACATCAGGGGCCAGAGTCTGGTAGCACCTGAGTAAGGCAAGCACAGAGGACGGGAGATGAGCTGGACCAGGGTCACACCAAGAATGATGAGGTCTGTCTGAATTCCCCCTGGAGAAATAAAACATTCGAGTCAACTCTCTACAGTCTTCTTTAGCTGATAATCCCCTGAATACATATAAACACAGTCTGGAAACCCCTCACTCCAGCCAGGAGGGCCTCCCGATCCCAGGGCAGGCATACTCACATCTCTTCGAGCAGTGGGCTGGCTGTAAATCACCTTCTTATTCGAGGTCCTACGGACAAGTCAGAAGATGGAGACACTCAGTCCCCTAGTCCCTCTCCTTAACCTCTGCTTGTTAACTTTAGAGGCCAGGACTGAGAACTTAACGCGAGCACAGAGTTCTCGGTAGGGAGGTTTGGGTGCAGGGAGAAAGGACAAGCACAGGACCATAGTGGATAGGGCTAGAAATCCAGATGTTTTTTCCCTACCAGGCTAGTTGCCTTCCCCTCCAACCCCTTCCCCCGGGGAATATCTCAGCTTCAAACCATATACATCCATGTACTCAACCTTAGAGAGCTCTAGGACAGCAGCTCACTCACCCTTTCTTTGCTCCTGAAAGACAAGAAATGGGACCATGAGTGTCAGCAGGGTAGAAGACAGCATGGTGCAGGAAGATGGGGGACCTAGCGTGTGGCCCTGAGATACAGGTGACCGGTGCTCCCTGGGAGGTAACCCCAACACACACGGGGCTCAGTATCAGGTCAGAACTCAGGTGGCACCCAAGAACCAGGCCCTGAAATGGGGATGATACAAAGGAGAGTCTCTGAGGTCAAATACCTACTGTCAAAGTAGCCTCGGTTATAGGCGAACCAGATGCCAAAAATCAAGACTCCAAGGAGAATGAGTGTTACAAGGACAGCTGCCACGATGCCCCCTACATTCAGCTCCACTATGGGACACAAATGAGAGGTCAGGCACCTGAAAGCTCGTTCATGGTATTGCCAACATTGCCAAAGCCAGGATGGAAAGCAGACCCCAAACCCCACCCTGGGGCCTGAGCTCAAGCCCCAGCCACGCCCTCACTCACCAGCATCCATGTGCACAGTGTCTGACTTCATGGGTGACCCATACCCATTCTGCGCCTCACAAGTGTAATCTCCAGCATCAGAGGCCGACACGGGGTCAAAGATCTGGAGGGCAGAAGACGAATTGGCTTCCTGCTTGAAGAAGCCAAGTACCTGTCTTTTATGTCTCCTGATCCCAATGCCAAGGTTACCTTCTTGCTTGCCCTTCTTCCCCACTTTTGTGGGTTCTATAACCCTGCGACCCCCTCATATACATCTTTTACCCTGACCCCGTCCGTACCAGCTCCCCTGTCTTATGGTTCAGGCTATAGGAAGAGTTGCTGAAAGCACGGTTGTTCTTGGGTTCCGTAGGCATCAGTACCCCATCCTTGAACCAAAAGTATTCAGAAGGTGGGGAACCGTCTGTCTCTGAGCAGGTCAGCACCACTCGGGTCCCGATGGTAGCAGAGGCGGGGACACTGATTGTAGGCTTGGATGGAGGcactggggagggagagaaggtacTTGTCACAAGAGCAGGAGGGCTGCCTGAAGGCCAAGTAGCATGACACTCCCATCCATCAGCTCTAGCCTTCCTTCCTTACTACGCCCTTAGTTTCCCCTAACCAGGGGCTCGTTCTTCTCTGACAGCACCAGGACTCTGaacacccccctccccagccccaccgcCATGAGCATTTTCACCATCAGCGAGCTCCAAAGCTTAGCAGAGCCTGCTAAGGGTTTAGGGAAGCAATTGATTGCAAGCCCACACAGAAGACCTGTGGCACGTACCAAGCACAATGAGCTGGACAGTGACTTCCCCATAGGTGTTGCCGCCTTCTTCAGAGACCATACAAGTGTACATCCCCGTGTCTTTCCGGGTCACAGAATGGAAGGTGATGCCACTGTCCGAAAAAGTAACTCGGTCCTCATAGGAAGCTACCAGGACAGAGGAAGCAGGGGCAGAGTGAGCTGGAAAGCTAAGAGAAGCTGGTGACGGTGGCACCCAAGGCACAGGGGGGGCTCTCTTCTTCCCCCAGGAAAGGCGACGGGAAGGCCCTGGGGACTTCAGCCCCAGGGTGTGCCCCCTGCAACCTAGGCAGCCACAAGGAGGTGGAGCGACTCACCTGTGATCTTGTTGTTATAGCAAACGAGGCTGGTGATGTCGCCATGGGCAAACTTCCACTCCACGCGGGGAGAGGAGAAGCCGGAGTAGGAGCAGGACAACTTGGCAGCTGCAGACAGGATCAAAGTGAGTGGGAGGAAGAAACAGCAGTAAATGGAGAAGCTGGGGAAATGGCCCCAAACCACAGTCTGGGCTGGATGTTCCCCAGGGGTCTGCACCGGCTTACCTCTCTTCCCTCCAACTCCCGCCACCCTCCACAGCCCCTCCCAACTCACGTTTATTCTCAGCAACTTGGACTACTGGTTCAGAAGTTTGCACTGCACCCCTGCCCAATGCCAGTGAGCctgaaaagaagaagagaggtgGGTCCATCAGGAGTGGACAGAGGAATGCTGTGGAGAGGGAAGAGCATCTAGGGCTGGGACTCTCCATGCTGAGATTCCAAGGTCAAGGGATTCAAGAGATTCACGTGCCTCTCGGATCTCACACTTTCTCACCAATAttctaaatatcttttaaaaatgctttttgctATAATTGCAGGCTAATCAATCAATGCAGGCTAATGATTAATGTTTTAatcaatggaaataaaagattTCCTTCTAATgcaatttctttatttaaaaaaatttttccctaggcttccctggtggcgcagtgggcgagagtccgcctgccgatgcaggggacgcgggttcgtgccccggtccgggaagatcccacatgccgcggagagactgggcccgtgagccatggccgctgagcctgcgcgtccggagcctgtgctccacaacgggaaaggccacaacagtgagaggcccgtgtaccgcaaaaaaaaaaaaaaaaaaaaaaatttccctctgtGACTCCCAATAATCTAATCAGATTCCTCCTAGTCCAAGAGCAGCTTTCTAAGTGACATTTCATGGTTCAGAGAAAGCTTCTCAGCAAATAATTGCAGTCACTTGTCAGACAATCCTGGCAGGAAGCCAGCAAAGCTGGAggcaaaggagggaagaaagggaggagcaataataggataataataataatacatttgtaGGGccttttgtgctttttaaagtgttttcacaTACAATTATATCATTTGATCCTTGAAACAAGCATGACAGATCAGCAGGACAAATATTATCATCCCAGTGTTACATGAGGAACTAAAGTAAAGAAAtgtgcctaagatcacacagagGGATCTGGACCAGAAGTGGGCTCAGATCATCTCATTAGAATCTCCTTCTGCCcaatggagaagagaaggaaaatgtggtgtgtggtggaggtggagagaggaggtgaggagaggCAAGGCTAATTA
The genomic region above belongs to Phocoena sinus isolate mPhoSin1 chromosome 1, mPhoSin1.pri, whole genome shotgun sequence and contains:
- the F11R gene encoding junctional adhesion molecule A isoform X1 gives rise to the protein MLGTKAKVGRKQLLLFTSMILCSLALGRGAVQTSEPVVQVAENKPAKLSCSYSGFSSPRVEWKFAHGDITSLVCYNNKITASYEDRVTFSDSGITFHSVTRKDTGMYTCMVSEEGGNTYGEVTVQLIVLVPPSKPTISVPASATIGTRVVLTCSETDGSPPSEYFWFKDGVLMPTEPKNNRAFSNSSYSLNHKTGELIFDPVSASDAGDYTCEAQNGYGSPMKSDTVHMDAVELNVGGIVAAVLVTLILLGVLIFGIWFAYNRGYFDRAKKGTSNKKVIYSQPTARRDGEFRQTSSFLV
- the F11R gene encoding junctional adhesion molecule A isoform X3, which produces MLGTKAKVGRKQLLLFTSMILCSLALGRGAVQTSEPVVQVAENKPAKLSCSYSGFSSPRVEWKFAHGDITSLVCYNNKITASYEDRVTFSDSGITFHSVTRKDTGMYTCMVSEEGGNTYGEVTVQLIVLVPPSKPTISVPASATIGTRVVLTCSETDGSPPSEYFWFKDGVLMPTEPKNNRAFSNSSYSLNHKTGELIFDPVSASDAGDYTCEAQNGYGSPMKSDTVHMDAVELNVGGIVAAVLVTLILLGVLIFGIWFAYNRGYFDSRTSNKKVIYSQPTARRDGEFRQTSSFLV
- the F11R gene encoding junctional adhesion molecule A isoform X2 gives rise to the protein METPSSLPRDYNSEPPGSLALGRGAVQTSEPVVQVAENKPAKLSCSYSGFSSPRVEWKFAHGDITSLVCYNNKITASYEDRVTFSDSGITFHSVTRKDTGMYTCMVSEEGGNTYGEVTVQLIVLVPPSKPTISVPASATIGTRVVLTCSETDGSPPSEYFWFKDGVLMPTEPKNNRAFSNSSYSLNHKTGELIFDPVSASDAGDYTCEAQNGYGSPMKSDTVHMDAVELNVGGIVAAVLVTLILLGVLIFGIWFAYNRGYFDSRTSNKKVIYSQPTARRDGEFRQTSSFLV
- the F11R gene encoding junctional adhesion molecule A isoform X4, which produces MLGTKAKVGRKQLLLFTSMILCSLALGRGAVQTSEPVVQVAENKPAKLSCSYSGFSSPRVEWKFAHGDITSLVCYNNKITASYEDRVTFSDSGITFHSVTRKDTGMYTCMVSEEGGNTYGEVTVQLIVLVPPSKPTISVPASATIGTRVVLTCSETDGSPPSEYFWFKDGVLMPTEPKNNRAFSNSSYSLNHKTGELIFDPVSASDAGDYTCEAQNGYGSPMKSDTVHMDAVELNVGGIVAAVLVTLILLGVLIFGIWFAYNRGYFDSRSKERDLE